A region from the Campylobacter subantarcticus LMG 24377 genome encodes:
- a CDS encoding capsular polysaccharide export protein, with product MNLSKKLKKFSGKNVLLLQGPVGGFFRKIATRIPQAKVYKVNFNGGDFFFYPFKSINYAKSLAELEDFYKKLFEEKQIQVIIMYNDCRKVHEIAINVAKQMGIEVWIFEEGYIRPNFITFEKDGVNANSALPREKEFYLSQKKFDKEHKFITFSSTFKNMAFASFLYWLFAFLLSWRFNNSLHHRSLKLFDFLPWFCSVYRKNKYKISEKKLNEKILSLEQKYFLAILQVHNDTQLSHHYKKTTEKFIEEVIISFANHAKAKSYLVFKHHPMDRGYRDYTKLIEDLSLKYNVEGRILYVHDLHLPTLLINARGTIVINSTVGLSALYHNSPLKVMGKAFYDIEGLTYQKSLHTFWKECRAYKPDAVLHAKFRNYVIYKTQVNGNFFKNASLD from the coding sequence ATGAATTTAAGTAAGAAGTTAAAAAAATTTTCCGGCAAAAATGTTTTGTTGCTCCAGGGTCCTGTGGGGGGATTTTTCCGTAAAATTGCTACAAGAATTCCGCAAGCTAAAGTATACAAAGTAAATTTTAATGGCGGAGATTTTTTCTTTTATCCTTTTAAAAGTATTAATTATGCTAAAAGCTTAGCCGAGCTTGAAGACTTTTATAAAAAGCTTTTTGAAGAAAAACAAATTCAAGTTATCATTATGTATAATGATTGTAGAAAAGTACATGAAATCGCCATTAATGTAGCTAAGCAAATGGGTATTGAAGTGTGGATTTTTGAAGAAGGTTATATAAGACCAAACTTCATTACTTTTGAAAAAGATGGAGTGAATGCAAACTCCGCTTTACCAAGAGAAAAAGAATTTTATCTAAGTCAGAAAAAATTTGATAAAGAGCATAAATTTATAACTTTTTCAAGCACATTTAAAAATATGGCCTTTGCTTCGTTTTTATATTGGCTTTTTGCTTTTTTACTTTCTTGGCGTTTTAATAACTCCTTGCACCATAGAAGTTTAAAATTATTTGACTTTTTGCCTTGGTTTTGTTCAGTATATAGAAAAAATAAATACAAAATCAGCGAAAAAAAACTCAATGAAAAAATTCTTTCTTTAGAACAAAAGTATTTTTTAGCTATTTTACAAGTGCACAATGATACTCAACTATCTCATCACTATAAAAAAACTACAGAAAAATTTATAGAAGAGGTGATTATCTCTTTTGCTAATCATGCTAAAGCAAAGTCTTATCTAGTTTTTAAGCATCATCCTATGGACCGTGGCTATAGGGATTATACTAAGCTTATAGAAGATTTGAGTTTAAAATATAATGTCGAGGGTAGAATTTTATATGTGCATGATTTGCATTTACCTACACTTTTGATCAATGCAAGAGGTACTATAGTCATAAATAGCACAGTAGGACTTTCTGCCTTATATCACAACAGCCCTTTAAAGGTTATGGGAAAAGCTTTTTATGATATAGAAGGCTTAACGTATCAAAAAAGCTTGCATACTTTTTGGAAAGAGTGTAGAGCTTATAAGCCTGATGCGGTTTTGCATGCTAAATTTAGAAATTATGTGATATATAAAACCCAAGTCAATGGAAATTTCTTCAAAAATGCTAGCTTGGATTAA
- a CDS encoding SGNH/GDSL hydrolase family protein — protein sequence MNVILLGGSNSVVKNGLRIGLENENITLHNYALGLSTSLQNLYELIRHKDNILKSDYIISESNINDYLSPVGLKIILRNIDYFYEELYKANKTTIVLILPISACNDKSKAINEAHRKNCAYYGFNLIDVDLYYQKNHLYDFDQNYKFHPMPLAMQELGKNIIKNLNNFKSSKANISYSNNQFYIFKPSNFDTLEHKNSFFHEKVTRIKAKEKIIFPKNLCGYQILGIHTWNQADLASHTISSISIENSFFKLVKNFGLINTFQDIQNENAFCNDQTSLYINTQVIKQSEESSGLSMANEKTPRLDYIDLIGILLLKNDECKKLDFKNHLTNTHEFLIPPIVFYKELALEYHELTKLDTQTFLQSQNHNLLRFLNHKNLQKEYEAFIHQNNQLYGASLRIKERLSYKLGEVIMKNSKSYLGYFKIPFELRRVRKAHFKQQKDVKNLPPLKSYADYKHAQIAKTHLPYLLGNALLQASRTPFKLGYLTLPFKLKKIAQNYKKKF from the coding sequence ATGAATGTAATCTTACTTGGTGGTAGCAATAGCGTAGTTAAAAATGGTCTTAGAATAGGTCTTGAAAATGAAAATATTACCTTACACAATTACGCCTTAGGACTTAGCACTTCTTTGCAAAATCTTTATGAACTAATACGCCATAAAGATAATATACTCAAAAGTGATTACATTATCAGTGAATCTAACATTAATGATTATTTAAGCCCTGTGGGTTTAAAAATCATTCTTCGCAATATTGATTATTTTTACGAGGAACTTTACAAAGCCAACAAAACCACCATAGTACTTATACTCCCCATATCAGCTTGCAATGATAAATCAAAAGCTATCAATGAAGCACACCGGAAAAATTGTGCTTACTATGGTTTTAATCTAATCGATGTAGATCTTTACTACCAAAAAAATCACTTGTATGATTTTGATCAAAACTATAAATTTCACCCTATGCCACTGGCTATGCAAGAACTTGGAAAAAACATTATCAAAAATTTAAACAATTTCAAAAGTTCTAAAGCAAATATTTCCTATTCTAATAACCAATTTTATATCTTTAAACCATCAAACTTTGACACACTAGAACATAAAAATTCATTTTTTCATGAAAAAGTTACAAGAATCAAAGCTAAAGAAAAAATCATTTTCCCAAAAAATCTTTGTGGTTATCAAATTTTAGGTATTCACACTTGGAATCAGGCCGATCTTGCAAGCCACACCATATCATCTATAAGTATTGAAAATTCTTTCTTTAAGCTAGTAAAAAATTTTGGACTTATCAATACTTTTCAAGATATACAAAATGAAAATGCATTTTGTAATGATCAAACTTCTTTATACATCAATACTCAAGTAATTAAACAAAGCGAAGAAAGCTCAGGCTTAAGCATGGCAAATGAAAAAACGCCTAGGCTTGATTATATAGATTTGATAGGAATTTTACTACTTAAAAATGATGAATGCAAAAAGCTTGACTTTAAAAATCATCTTACCAATACTCATGAGTTTTTAATCCCACCTATAGTTTTTTATAAAGAATTAGCACTAGAATATCATGAGCTAACCAAGCTTGATACGCAAACATTTTTACAAAGCCAAAACCATAATCTTTTGCGTTTTTTAAATCATAAAAATTTACAAAAAGAATACGAAGCATTTATCCATCAAAATAACCAGCTTTATGGAGCAAGCTTAAGAATCAAAGAAAGATTAAGCTATAAACTTGGGGAGGTGATCATGAAAAATAGCAAAAGCTATCTAGGATACTTCAAAATCCCTTTTGAGTTAAGGAGAGTTAGAAAAGCCCACTTTAAGCAGCAAAAAGATGTTAAAAACCTACCACCACTTAAATCCTACGCAGACTATAAACACGCTCAAATAGCCAAAACACATTTGCCTTATCTTTTAGGTAATGCACTTTTACAAGCTTCAAGAACTCCTTTTAAGTTAGGCTATCTCACTCTACCCTTTAAACTGAAAAAAATTGCACAAAATTATAAAAAGAAATTTTAA
- a CDS encoding capsular polysaccharide export protein: MRLYTTSKKLKENVKNFYKITLYRIYKNITKEDVFVGWGRKKSGLRAIELAKKYNAKFLLLEDGFLRSLNLGVENSPSFSIVKDNVGIYYDAMVSSKLENILNTYEFSAEELEQAKKAIELIKKEKLSKYNNNLCISKEFFSANEERVLIITQVANDASLKFGLANSFSTQDMINDATKENPNAKVYIKIHPDVLSGKKQSDFNAQDLPSKCVVIKENYNPIELLSHFKKVYTKTSGMGFEALMLGCECVCYGMPFYAGWGLTQDKLECKRRVKKRTLEEIFYAAYILYSEYFNPCLNQKSDIFDTIHTLAKYKKIEQANSNTLYFLGFSKWKREFTRPFFKAKNNKIIFLNSLDGLYKANLNPDDKIFIWGKKYDKSLLAKDFKNTIFLVEDGFLRSVFLGSDLTRPFSLIIDCKGLYVDPNKPSDLEDILQNHEFDESLKQRAKKLITIITQNKFSKYNGLKHEKLNFNIDKKIILIPAQVEDDASMILGGAGFDTLKLLQSVRKANENAFIVFKPHPDVLSGNRKGLKDKSIILKYCDEIIENVSIDSAINACDEVHTITSTSGFDALLRGKKVVVYGKPFYAGWGLTNDLHEISRRTRVLSLEELVAGVLILYPRYIHPKNKNLCEVELALDIMLKMQKDYFSKFYLRWFVNIRIYTLRKIRRIIEFILGR, from the coding sequence ATGAGACTATATACCACATCAAAAAAACTAAAAGAAAATGTTAAAAATTTTTACAAAATAACTTTATATCGTATTTACAAAAACATCACAAAAGAAGATGTTTTTGTAGGTTGGGGTAGAAAAAAATCGGGATTGAGGGCTATAGAATTAGCCAAAAAATATAATGCAAAATTTTTGCTTTTAGAGGATGGCTTTTTACGCTCATTAAATTTAGGTGTAGAAAATAGCCCGAGTTTTTCTATCGTCAAAGATAATGTGGGAATTTACTACGATGCGATGGTGTCATCTAAGCTTGAAAATATTTTAAATACTTATGAGTTTAGTGCTGAAGAGCTAGAGCAAGCAAAAAAGGCCATAGAGCTTATAAAAAAAGAAAAACTTAGCAAGTATAATAATAACCTTTGTATATCAAAAGAATTTTTTAGTGCTAATGAAGAACGTGTATTGATCATCACTCAAGTAGCAAATGATGCTTCGTTAAAATTTGGCTTAGCTAATAGTTTTTCAACTCAAGATATGATAAATGATGCCACCAAAGAAAATCCAAATGCTAAAGTATATATTAAAATTCACCCTGATGTGCTTAGTGGTAAAAAACAAAGTGATTTTAATGCACAAGATTTACCAAGTAAATGTGTTGTTATAAAAGAAAATTATAATCCCATAGAATTACTAAGTCATTTTAAAAAAGTCTATACTAAAACTTCTGGCATGGGCTTTGAAGCTTTGATGTTGGGATGCGAATGTGTGTGTTATGGTATGCCATTTTATGCAGGTTGGGGATTAACCCAAGATAAATTAGAATGTAAAAGACGAGTTAAAAAAAGAACTTTAGAAGAAATCTTTTATGCTGCTTATATTTTATATAGTGAGTATTTTAATCCTTGTTTAAATCAAAAAAGCGACATCTTTGATACTATTCATACTCTAGCAAAATATAAAAAGATAGAACAAGCTAATTCCAACACTTTGTATTTTTTAGGTTTTTCTAAATGGAAAAGAGAATTTACAAGACCATTTTTTAAAGCTAAAAATAATAAAATCATTTTTTTAAATTCACTTGATGGGCTTTATAAAGCGAATTTAAATCCTGATGATAAAATTTTCATTTGGGGTAAAAAATATGATAAATCTTTACTAGCCAAAGATTTTAAAAATACAATTTTTCTAGTAGAAGATGGCTTTTTACGCTCTGTTTTTTTAGGTTCAGATCTTACACGCCCTTTTTCTTTGATAATAGATTGCAAAGGCTTGTATGTTGATCCAAACAAGCCAAGTGATTTAGAAGATATTTTGCAAAATCATGAATTTGATGAGAGTTTAAAACAAAGAGCTAAAAAACTCATCACTATCATCACGCAAAATAAATTTTCAAAGTATAATGGCTTAAAGCATGAAAAATTAAATTTTAATATCGATAAAAAAATCATTTTAATCCCTGCTCAAGTAGAAGATGATGCTTCTATGATCTTAGGTGGAGCGGGCTTTGATACTTTAAAACTTTTACAGAGTGTAAGAAAGGCCAATGAAAATGCTTTTATAGTGTTTAAACCACATCCTGATGTTTTAAGCGGTAACCGTAAAGGCTTAAAAGATAAAAGCATTATTTTAAAATACTGTGATGAAATTATAGAAAATGTCAGTATAGATAGCGCTATCAATGCATGCGATGAAGTACATACCATCACTTCTACAAGTGGTTTTGATGCTCTTTTGCGTGGTAAAAAAGTAGTAGTGTATGGTAAGCCTTTTTATGCGGGTTGGGGTTTGACAAATGATTTACATGAAATTTCAAGACGCACAAGAGTGCTTAGTTTAGAAGAGTTAGTTGCGGGAGTTTTGATCCTTTATCCAAGATATATCCATCCAAAAAATAAAAATTTATGTGAAGTTGAGCTTGCTTTAGATATAATGTTAAAAATGCAAAAAGATTATTTTTCTAAATTTTATTTGCGTTGGTTTGTGAATATAAGAATTTATACATTAAGAAAAATAAGAAGAATCATAGAATTTATTTTAGGTCGATGA
- a CDS encoding phosphoramidate cytidylyltransferase, which translates to MRAIILAAGFGSRLMPLTKDNPKCMVEYKNKKIIDYEIQALKENNIHEICVVGGYLFDVLKDYVSEKYNLGIFYKNKNYDKTNMVQTLFCARDFLQKCIEDKQDLIVSYADIVYFKDSIEKLKQSKDDFAVIVDKSWKELWTKRFENPLDDAETLKLKDGFITELGKQTKSYDEIQGQYIGLFKFSYQFLKEVLKTYDELDKTQFYDGKNFQNMYMTSFLQILIDKYKNAKAIEINGNWCEIDFMSDLKVEIK; encoded by the coding sequence ATGAGAGCTATAATCTTAGCAGCGGGTTTTGGTTCTAGGCTGATGCCCTTGACAAAAGATAATCCAAAGTGTATGGTTGAATATAAAAATAAAAAAATAATAGATTATGAAATTCAAGCTTTAAAAGAAAATAATATTCATGAGATATGTGTGGTTGGTGGATATTTATTCGATGTTTTAAAAGATTATGTGAGTGAAAAATATAATTTAGGAATATTTTATAAAAACAAAAATTATGATAAAACTAATATGGTTCAAACTTTATTTTGTGCTAGAGATTTTTTGCAAAAGTGTATTGAAGATAAGCAAGACTTGATTGTTTCTTATGCTGATATAGTTTATTTTAAAGATAGTATTGAAAAACTTAAACAATCAAAAGATGATTTTGCTGTTATTGTGGATAAATCATGGAAAGAGCTATGGACAAAAAGATTTGAAAATCCACTTGATGATGCTGAAACTTTAAAACTAAAAGATGGCTTTATTACAGAACTCGGTAAGCAAACAAAAAGTTATGATGAAATTCAAGGTCAATATATAGGTTTGTTTAAATTTTCATATCAATTTTTAAAAGAAGTTTTAAAAACTTATGATGAACTTGACAAAACTCAGTTTTATGATGGGAAAAATTTTCAAAATATGTACATGACAAGCTTTTTGCAGATTTTAATCGATAAGTATAAAAATGCAAAAGCTATCGAAATTAATGGAAATTGGTGTGAGATTGATTTTATGAGTGATTTAAAAGTGGAGATTAAATGA
- a CDS encoding class I SAM-dependent methyltransferase: MKKIVEQVWDYTKHAKFYSYRPNYAPFSIDMLVELAKRTSQSSKIKVADIGAGTGNLSIMLLERACKVVAVEPNDAMREIGIERTQEQDIEWVRATGVDSTLKDGEFDWVSFGSSFNVMDRSMALKESHRLLKKGCYFTCMWNHRDLNDPYQKIAEDIIVSFVPNYTRGTRREDQRPIIEAHKELFDNIIYLEEDFYFHQSVDNYINAWKSVKNPYWDLETKEGNELFEKITDKLKRELPGEFDIKYTTRAWSAKKI; encoded by the coding sequence ATGAAAAAAATAGTAGAACAAGTTTGGGATTATACTAAGCATGCAAAATTTTACTCATATAGACCAAATTATGCACCATTTAGTATAGATATGCTAGTAGAACTTGCTAAAAGAACTAGTCAAAGCTCAAAGATAAAAGTTGCAGATATTGGAGCAGGTACTGGGAATTTAAGCATTATGCTTTTAGAGAGAGCTTGTAAAGTAGTAGCGGTTGAGCCAAATGATGCAATGCGTGAAATTGGTATAGAAAGAACTCAAGAACAAGATATAGAATGGGTAAGAGCTACTGGTGTTGATTCTACTTTAAAAGATGGAGAATTTGACTGGGTAAGTTTTGGTAGTAGTTTTAATGTAATGGATAGATCGATGGCGTTAAAAGAAAGTCATAGATTACTTAAAAAAGGGTGTTATTTTACTTGCATGTGGAATCATAGAGATCTAAATGATCCATATCAAAAAATAGCAGAGGATATTATCGTTAGTTTTGTTCCAAATTATACAAGAGGTACAAGAAGAGAAGATCAGCGTCCTATTATAGAAGCACATAAAGAGCTTTTTGATAATATTATTTATCTAGAAGAAGATTTTTATTTTCATCAAAGTGTAGATAATTACATTAATGCTTGGAAAAGTGTAAAAAATCCTTATTGGGATCTTGAAACAAAAGAAGGCAATGAGTTATTTGAAAAAATCACTGATAAGTTAAAGCGAGAATTACCAGGTGAATTTGATATCAAATATACAACGAGAGCTTGGAGCGCAAAAAAAATATAA
- a CDS encoding PEP-utilizing enzyme, translating to MERLVFQTKARNLQNLKYKLKSAKVLDVVITSLKEITQDKENIFKKISNLNAKKLIIRSSSSSEDSLKSSNAGAFLSLANIDISDKNQLFEALDKVGHSMPSENDEILIQPMLLDIQKCGVAFSVDKDNFAPYFCIEYDDNGSNSSITDGSAKNAKTYFHYRENEDVKDLYMQKVILLVKELENLYGCNFLDVEFAFNKQGELFCLQVRPLIMQAKINLFNNLPKQALHRLYKRFLSLQEPRSRVLGDKAIFGVMPDWNPAEIIGLRPKRLAFSLYKEIITDNIWAYQRDNYGYRDLRSHPLIHSFLGIPYVDVRLSFNSFIPKTLDEGIAKKLVNYYLDKLYKNHKLHDKVEFDVVFSCYDFHVVKKLEYLLDYGFNKNEIKRIEFSLLNLTNSIIDIKNGLCLKDIEKSKQMILHYENIMYSDFSLLDRIYWLLEECKRYGTLPFAGVARAAFVAMTMLNSLVEIGFFSKEEKNEFLNSLHTVSKTLSNELANLNENNKQDFLKQFGHLRAGTYNILSPRYDEDFDGYFDLKQKGKIQKEKEFEISDMKLQKLDQILKEHGIEICAKEFFDFLKIAIEGREFIKFEFTKLLSKAISLIEDLGNYYEISKEDMAHLDVKSVLNLYSSVYSKNPKEKFLSEINENKQEYELSLAIKLPALLTDADQVFGFFANCIHPNFITQKSISANIALEKDQDLKGKVVLIYAADPGYDYLFTKDIAGFITCYGGANSHMAIRASELAMPAVIGVGEENFKKYLQAKKIKIDCQSEQIFCL from the coding sequence ATGGAAAGATTAGTTTTTCAAACAAAAGCAAGAAATTTGCAAAATTTAAAATATAAACTCAAGAGTGCAAAAGTTTTAGATGTGGTTATTACTTCTTTGAAAGAAATCACTCAAGATAAGGAAAATATATTTAAAAAAATTAGCAATTTAAACGCAAAAAAACTAATCATCCGTAGCTCTTCTAGTAGCGAAGATAGCTTAAAAAGCTCCAATGCTGGAGCTTTTTTAAGTTTAGCTAATATAGACATTAGCGACAAAAATCAACTTTTTGAGGCTTTGGATAAAGTAGGTCATTCTATGCCTAGTGAGAATGATGAAATTTTAATCCAACCTATGCTTTTAGATATTCAAAAATGTGGCGTTGCTTTTAGTGTAGATAAAGATAATTTTGCTCCATATTTTTGCATAGAATATGATGATAATGGATCAAATAGTTCTATTACAGATGGTAGTGCTAAAAATGCTAAAACGTATTTTCACTACCGTGAAAATGAAGATGTAAAAGATCTGTATATGCAAAAAGTTATCTTGTTGGTAAAGGAACTTGAAAATTTATATGGATGTAATTTTTTAGATGTGGAATTTGCTTTTAATAAACAAGGTGAGCTTTTTTGCTTACAAGTAAGACCTTTAATAATGCAAGCAAAAATTAATCTTTTTAACAACCTACCCAAGCAAGCTTTACATAGACTTTATAAAAGATTTTTATCTTTACAAGAGCCAAGATCTAGGGTGCTTGGAGACAAAGCTATTTTTGGTGTAATGCCTGATTGGAATCCAGCAGAAATTATAGGACTTAGACCAAAAAGATTAGCTTTTAGTCTTTATAAAGAGATTATTACGGATAATATTTGGGCTTATCAAAGAGATAATTATGGCTATAGAGATTTAAGATCGCATCCGTTAATCCACTCTTTTTTGGGTATTCCTTATGTAGATGTGAGACTTTCTTTTAATTCTTTTATACCAAAAACACTTGATGAGGGTATTGCTAAAAAATTAGTTAATTATTATTTAGATAAGTTATATAAAAATCACAAATTGCACGATAAAGTAGAGTTTGATGTAGTATTTTCTTGTTATGATTTTCATGTGGTAAAGAAATTAGAGTATTTGTTGGATTATGGTTTTAATAAAAATGAAATCAAACGCATTGAATTTTCTTTATTAAATCTTACTAATTCTATTATTGATATTAAAAATGGTTTGTGTTTAAAAGATATAGAAAAATCAAAACAAATGATTTTGCATTATGAAAATATTATGTATTCGGATTTTTCATTATTAGATAGAATTTATTGGCTTTTAGAAGAGTGTAAAAGATATGGAACATTGCCATTTGCTGGTGTTGCAAGAGCTGCGTTTGTGGCCATGACTATGCTTAATTCTTTGGTGGAAATTGGATTTTTTAGCAAAGAAGAAAAAAATGAATTTTTAAATTCTCTTCATACTGTTAGTAAAACTTTGAGTAATGAATTGGCAAATTTAAATGAAAATAACAAACAAGATTTTCTAAAACAATTTGGTCATTTAAGAGCAGGAACTTATAATATTTTATCTCCAAGGTATGATGAAGATTTTGATGGGTATTTTGACCTAAAGCAAAAAGGCAAAATCCAAAAAGAAAAAGAATTTGAAATTAGCGATATGAAGTTGCAAAAACTTGATCAAATTCTAAAAGAACATGGAATTGAAATTTGTGCGAAAGAATTTTTTGACTTTTTGAAAATAGCTATAGAAGGTCGTGAATTTATTAAATTTGAATTTACCAAGCTCTTATCTAAAGCCATATCGTTAATAGAAGATCTTGGAAATTACTATGAAATTTCTAAAGAAGATATGGCCCATTTAGATGTTAAAAGTGTTTTAAATTTATACTCTAGCGTGTATTCAAAAAACCCAAAAGAAAAATTTCTAAGTGAGATCAATGAAAACAAGCAAGAGTATGAATTAAGTTTGGCTATAAAGCTGCCTGCTTTGCTAACTGATGCGGATCAGGTATTTGGATTTTTTGCAAATTGTATTCATCCAAATTTTATTACCCAAAAAAGTATTAGTGCTAATATTGCTTTAGAGAAAGATCAGGATTTAAAAGGCAAAGTAGTATTAATCTATGCAGCTGATCCTGGATATGATTATTTATTTACAAAGGATATTGCAGGTTTTATTACTTGTTATGGTGGTGCAAATTCGCATATGGCTATTAGAGCTTCTGAACTTGCCATGCCTGCTGTTATTGGGGTAGGTGAAGAAAACTTTAAAAAATATCTTCAAGCAAAAAAAATTAAGATTGATTGTCAAAGTGAGCAGATATTTTGTCTATGA
- a CDS encoding adenylyl-sulfate kinase, translating into MKKPYVIWLTGLAGSGKSTIGRALYEKLKRECKNTIYLDGDELRELLGYYDYDKQGRIDVALKRSQFAKFLNDQGMIVVVTTISMFDEIYKYNRENLKNYFEIYIKCPMEELIARDQKELYTKALNNEIKNVVGVDIKYDEPNAHFVLDNSMQENLDEKVEMIIKQLS; encoded by the coding sequence ATGAAAAAACCATATGTTATTTGGCTTACAGGCTTAGCAGGTAGTGGAAAGAGTACCATAGGTAGGGCTTTGTATGAAAAGTTAAAAAGGGAATGTAAAAATACTATTTATCTTGATGGAGATGAGTTAAGAGAACTGCTAGGATATTATGATTACGACAAGCAAGGTCGTATAGATGTGGCGTTAAAAAGATCCCAATTTGCTAAATTCTTAAATGATCAGGGTATGATAGTAGTTGTGACAACTATATCTATGTTTGATGAAATTTATAAATACAATAGAGAAAATTTAAAAAATTATTTTGAAATTTATATTAAGTGTCCAATGGAAGAATTAATTGCAAGAGACCAAAAAGAGCTTTATACAAAAGCTTTAAATAATGAAATTAAAAATGTTGTAGGTGTTGATATAAAATATGATGAGCCAAATGCGCATTTTGTACTAGATAATTCAATGCAAGAGAATTTAGATGAAAAAGTTGAAATGATTATAAAACAACTGTCATGA
- a CDS encoding gamma-glutamyl-CDP-amidate hydrolase, whose product MKFIAISQRILENQDYHELRECLALDWGFFFKNELSGFLPLPLSYEIDFKNYIPYVSAVILSGGNDLNSCKSSFVNQKRDEYEKNIIKYCVQDNIPLLGICKGAQVIASYFNSTICPCKGHVGNHEIYLNDQRININSYHNFAIKTLGNELEVLASAKDGTIEAFKHKKFSIYGLMWHIERENGMSEKSIFNVWLKDVK is encoded by the coding sequence ATGAAATTTATAGCTATTAGCCAAAGAATTTTAGAAAATCAGGATTATCATGAGCTAAGAGAGTGCTTAGCGCTTGATTGGGGATTTTTTTTTAAAAACGAATTAAGTGGTTTTTTGCCACTTCCGTTAAGTTATGAGATTGATTTTAAAAACTATATCCCTTATGTTAGTGCAGTGATTTTAAGCGGGGGTAATGATTTAAATTCTTGCAAATCTTCTTTTGTCAATCAAAAAAGAGACGAATATGAGAAAAACATTATCAAGTATTGTGTGCAAGATAATATTCCTTTGCTTGGGATTTGTAAAGGAGCGCAGGTGATTGCTTCTTATTTTAATTCTACCATTTGTCCTTGTAAAGGACATGTTGGAAATCACGAAATATATTTAAACGATCAAAGAATTAATATCAATTCATATCATAATTTTGCTATTAAAACGTTGGGTAATGAGCTTGAGGTATTAGCAAGTGCAAAAGATGGAACAATAGAGGCTTTTAAGCATAAAAAATTTAGTATTTATGGTTTAATGTGGCATATTGAAAGAGAAAATGGTATGAGTGAAAAAAGTATTTTTAATGTGTGGTTAAAGGATGTAAAATGA